AGAGCCTCTACTATCGCGTCAACCTCCAGATGCCGAAGAGCCACACGGAACAGTACAACCTCGACAACAAGTTCTGGTACTGGTATCCGCTGTACTCGCTCGGGTTCTTCTCGACGCTCGCCTACCTCGTCGCGGCGATATCGGGAGCGCTGCTCGGCTTCTACTACTCGCCGTCGAACGCCGCCGCCGCGGCGTCCAGCATCGAAGGGGCGACCGTCGCGTACAGCAGCGTGGCGTCCATCATGACGGAGTTGAACTTCGGGTTCATGCTCCGATCGGTCCACCGGTGGGCCGCGCAGGTGATGACCGCCGCCGTGTTCCTGCACATGCTCCGCGTCTACTTCACGGGCGCGTACAAGGAACCCCGCGAGGTCAACTGGATCATCGGCATCATCCTGCTCAGCCTCACGATGGTGTTCGGGTACACGGGCTACCTGCTGCCGTGGGACCAGTTGGCGTTCTGGGCGGGCCAGATCGGCGTCGAGATGAGCCTCTCGATTCCCCTCATCGGCGAGTGGGTCGCCCAGTTGATGTTCGGCGGCTTCTCGCTCGGACAGGCGACGCTCCAACGAATGTACATCCTGCACGTGTTCCTGCTCCCGTTCGTGGTGACGGCGGTCATCGCCATCCACCTCGGGCTTGTGTGGATGCAGGGCATCGCTGAACCCCACTAACAATGTCAGACAACGAATCCACCGAGGACGAGGCCCGCACCGACGGTACGGGCATCGTCCCGCCAGACGACGAGACCCCGACGTGGCGCGAGCGCAAGGAGCGCACGACGGGGCTCTCCCGGCTGACGTACGAGTACTTCGAGCGCTCCCGCCGCGAGGACCAGGACCTCCGCGAGCAGTCCGACTACGTCGAACGCGACGTCCTCGCGTTCCCGGTGTGGCCCCACGAGCTCATCCGGAACCTCGCGCTCACAAGCTTCTTCGTCGGGATGATTTTCTTCCTGGCGTCGACGCTCCCGCCGCACCTCGGCGCGCCGGCGAACCCGAGTCAGACGCCGAGTATCATCCTGCCCGACTGGTATCTCTACTGGTCGTTCGGCCTGCTGAAGCTCGGCCCGCTGAACCCCGAGCTCGCCATCATCGGCGGCGAGAAGTTGCTCGCCGACCGGACGTACGGCGTGCTCGCCAACGTCGTCATCGTCGGCATCATCGCCATCGTGCCGTTCTTGAACAAGGGAAGCGCGCGCCGCCCCGTCGAACAGCCGTTCTGGGGCGCCGTGGGCGTGATGGGCATCGTGTTCGCGATGTTCATCAGCGCGCTGTCCATCAAGAACCTCACGCCGATTGACCCGCACCTGCTGTTCGACCTGACGTTCCTCGTCCCGCCGATTGCGGGCGCGATGGCGTACGCGATGCTCAAGACGATGCGGGAGGGGTACATGTACGACCTCAACCGCCGGTACTACAAGCTCCGGCCGCCGAAGTAAGCCGGTTCCGCTCCGTTTCGTCTCGTTTCTTCCTGTCTCGCTCGTTCTCGGCCGTGTTTCCGCCGCAGTAAAGTACCGTCCAGCCGTCGTCTTAGGCGATGGGAGACGACACGCGCGGTCGCGACGTCGTCGTGCCCGACCGCCTCTACAAGTCCGTGACGGTGTTCTCGACGCTGTTCGCGGTCGTGACCGTCGTGCTGGGGTTCGTGTCGCTGGACGTGGCGACGAACTCCGGGCGGGCGGCCGCGAGCGAGGTGAGCGTGCCACTCGTCGTGGTCGGCGTCGCGCTCATCGCCGCCGGGGGGGTCGTGTACGCGTTCGCGTCGCGGTTCCGGGCTGACGGAATGGCAAAGGATAAAGACAGCGACGACGAAACCTCAGATAATGGCTGACGAGTTCGCAAAGGGCCTCGGCTTGCTCACGGGCGCGGGCCTCATCTGGATGGTACTCGCGGGCTGGTATCGCACGCCGAGTTTCAGCGGCGCACAGCTCTACGGCGCGATTCCCGACAACCTCACGATGTACGACCAGATCGCCGTGTTGCTGCTGGAGTCGATGTTCTGGCTCGCCATCTTCGGCGCGATTCTGTTCTGGGTCGGCGTGCCGCTCGGCCGCGAAGTGTACGCGCAGTTCAGCGGCGAATAACGGCCGTCTTTCTCTCCCGGTTTCGCTCGTCGAGCAGCGTCGCAGCCGTCCGGGCGCCGCGAGAACTAATCGATGTTCGTTTGGGAGTGAACCGGCTCACGGACTCGGTGCGTCGCTGGCCGTGGAGCGAGTCCCGTGGTCGTTTCTCGTGGCTCGCACGCGACCAGTGGTCGCGTCGCGGTCGGCGGCGGCTTCGACTGAGCGACGGTCTGGTCGGCACAGCGGACTCGAATCGGTCCACGCGCCGCGTGGCCACACTCGACGCTTTGGGGAAGCGCGCGATACTCGCGAGTCGGGATTCGTCACTCGCCGGCGGAAAACGAGCTGCCGAGAAAGGGGGGTCGCGACCGCGGGCGTCGACGCCTCAGATGACCTGCGTCCAGTACGGCTGAATGACGAAGAACAGGCTGAGGAAGGCGACGTAGAGGAACGTGACGGTCGTCGCGAGCAGCGCGCCCTTGGGGCGCTCGATGCCGTGTCCTTCCCGCGCTTCGACTTTCCGGGCTTCGAACTCGAAGATGTCCGTGATGAACGTCCCGAGAACGAGTGTGGACAACACCATGCCGGCGTGGTGGTGGAGCGTGAGGTAGTAGAAACTCAACAACACCATCCCCCAGAGCGTGAACACGTGGAAGGGGTGCCGGGAGAGCGCGTCGGCGCCGTCTTCGGCCTGCCGCTTGTGGGCGCCGTGTGCGACACGCCGGCTGACGAAGTTCAGCAGGACGATTGCCAGGAGCGCCCACTCGATGTACGGCGCGAGCAGCGTGTCGAGGGGCCCGAAGAGCGTGACCGATGGGTCTGCCATGTGCGTTGGTCGGTGTGTCGCGGTATTATGTCTTTTCCAATCGCTCAGTCGGCGCGGTGGCCGGACCGGGAGACGGTGGCGACCGACACGGGGTCGCCCCAGTCGAGGGTGACGGGGTCGTGGGGGGCGAGTGCGCCTCGGCGGCGGCCGTCGACGTAGAGGTCGACCGCGGCCTCGTCGCGGACGACCGTGAGCGACGCGGGCGGCGAGACGACCCAGTTGGTGCGTTCGATACGGAATGGCGCTATCGGGACGACGGCGACGGCGTCGACGTCGGAGTTGACGACGGGGCCGTCCGCGTCCGCGGCGTACCCGCGACTGCCGACGGGGGTGGCGGCGACGACGCCGTCGGCGCGCACGTCGTCGAGTTCGCGGCCGTCGCTTCGCACGCCGAACTCCGAGATGTCGCCGGTCTCGCTGGCGACGAGCGTCGCGTCGGCGAGCGCGCGCGCGTCGACGGATTCGGTCGTCACGGACAGCGTCGGGCGCTCGGTCACGTCGTAGTCGCCGGCGGCGAGCGCGGCGAGCGCGGCGGCGCGGTCGGTGTCGGCGACGCCGCCGTACTCGCGGCCGACGCCGACGGGGAGAATCGGTGCCGTGGCGTCGAACGCGGCGTCCAAGAGCGCGTCCTCGTCGAGCGCCGCGAGGACGTCGGCGTCCGCTGTGTCGTCGACGAGTGGTGTGCCGCCCGCGTCCCGTACCGCGTCCGCGGCGTCGGCGGCGGCCGCGCCGAGCAGACCGACGCGCGTCATCGACGCGACCACCCGAGAGCCGTCTCGTTCATCGGTCGAAAAGCGGTGGGGCACTCGCAAAAAGCCTGCGGGCCGCGGCAGTCAGTACGGCCAGTCGCCGGTAATCTTCATGCCTTCCGCGAGGTCCTCGGCTTCGAGCGCGCTGGCGACGTCGGCTTCGCTGGCGTGCGCGACGGCGAAGTCGTCGCTCGCGAGGCGGACGGCGAGCGCGGTGAGGAGGATTGCTTGCTCGCGGAAGTCCCGCACTTCGAGTTTGTCGAGCGTGTCCGCGTACGTGTGCCCCCACCCGCGGCCGGAGCCGCCGGTCTCGCTGGCGACGTGGTAGCCGGGGACGCCGTACTTGACGTACTCCCAGTGGTCGGAGTGGGGACCCATCTCGGGCGTGACCGAGACCGGGTGGTCGAAGTCGTCGCCGAGGTCGCGGGCGGCGTCGCCGAGCGCGTCGAAGCCGTGGGCGTAGAACTTCAGGGTGCGCCCGCGCGTGACGCCGTCGAAGTTCAGCACGGCGCGAATCTGGTCGCGGGCGCGGCGTTCGGCGTCGTAGGCGGACCCGACGAGGCCGACCTCTTCGGCGCCGAAGCAGACGAAGTGGACCTTGGTGTCGAGTTCGTCGGCGCGGTCGGCGAGCGCGCGAGCGACTTCGACGACCATCGCGGTGCCGGCGCCGTTGTCCATCGCGCCCTCCGCGATGTCGTGGGCGTCGACGTGGCTGGTGACGAGCAGTTCCTCGTCGGTGTCCGGGCCGAGCGTGGCGTGGACGTTCTGACTCGTCGCGTCGTGGACGTCGGCGGTCACGGAGACGGTGAGTTCGTCGCCGTCGTAGCGCCGGGAGAGCCGCGACCCGACCTCGCTGGAGACGCCGACGGCGGGAATCTCGCCGATGGGGTCGTCGCTCGTGCCGACGCTCCCGGTCGGC
The nucleotide sequence above comes from Halobacterium litoreum. Encoded proteins:
- a CDS encoding cytochrome b; translated protein: MSVERKDEHDHESWIEEKDLTPIESTFLTVLVWLDKRIRIVDYLELLESLYYRVNLQMPKSHTEQYNLDNKFWYWYPLYSLGFFSTLAYLVAAISGALLGFYYSPSNAAAAASSIEGATVAYSSVASIMTELNFGFMLRSVHRWAAQVMTAAVFLHMLRVYFTGAYKEPREVNWIIGIILLSLTMVFGYTGYLLPWDQLAFWAGQIGVEMSLSIPLIGEWVAQLMFGGFSLGQATLQRMYILHVFLLPFVVTAVIAIHLGLVWMQGIAEPH
- a CDS encoding cytochrome b family protein, which produces MSDNESTEDEARTDGTGIVPPDDETPTWRERKERTTGLSRLTYEYFERSRREDQDLREQSDYVERDVLAFPVWPHELIRNLALTSFFVGMIFFLASTLPPHLGAPANPSQTPSIILPDWYLYWSFGLLKLGPLNPELAIIGGEKLLADRTYGVLANVVIVGIIAIVPFLNKGSARRPVEQPFWGAVGVMGIVFAMFISALSIKNLTPIDPHLLFDLTFLVPPIAGAMAYAMLKTMREGYMYDLNRRYYKLRPPK
- a CDS encoding DUF7315 family membrane protein, with the protein product MGDDTRGRDVVVPDRLYKSVTVFSTLFAVVTVVLGFVSLDVATNSGRAAASEVSVPLVVVGVALIAAGGVVYAFASRFRADGMAKDKDSDDETSDNG
- a CDS encoding DUF7314 family protein, with the translated sequence MADEFAKGLGLLTGAGLIWMVLAGWYRTPSFSGAQLYGAIPDNLTMYDQIAVLLLESMFWLAIFGAILFWVGVPLGREVYAQFSGE
- a CDS encoding DUF7313 family protein, whose translation is MADPSVTLFGPLDTLLAPYIEWALLAIVLLNFVSRRVAHGAHKRQAEDGADALSRHPFHVFTLWGMVLLSFYYLTLHHHAGMVLSTLVLGTFITDIFEFEARKVEAREGHGIERPKGALLATTVTFLYVAFLSLFFVIQPYWTQVI
- a CDS encoding NAD(+)/NADH kinase, which codes for MTRVGLLGAAAADAADAVRDAGGTPLVDDTADADVLAALDEDALLDAAFDATAPILPVGVGREYGGVADTDRAAALAALAAGDYDVTERPTLSVTTESVDARALADATLVASETGDISEFGVRSDGRELDDVRADGVVAATPVGSRGYAADADGPVVNSDVDAVAVVPIAPFRIERTNWVVSPPASLTVVRDEAAVDLYVDGRRRGALAPHDPVTLDWGDPVSVATVSRSGHRAD
- a CDS encoding M28 family peptidase; amino-acid sequence: MTDWIGDLFTSDTGWTHLETLVDVRNRMAGSDGEREAAEATRDALAEYTGDAWLDEFDIQGWERGDSGVETPDGVEDCIALPRSPSEDATGELVDLGYGLPSDFEETDVEGKLVLVASDVPDWYDRYLHRREKYYHAVEQGAAGFLYENHVEGCLPPTGSVGTSDDPIGEIPAVGVSSEVGSRLSRRYDGDELTVSVTADVHDATSQNVHATLGPDTDEELLVTSHVDAHDIAEGAMDNGAGTAMVVEVARALADRADELDTKVHFVCFGAEEVGLVGSAYDAERRARDQIRAVLNFDGVTRGRTLKFYAHGFDALGDAARDLGDDFDHPVSVTPEMGPHSDHWEYVKYGVPGYHVASETGGSGRGWGHTYADTLDKLEVRDFREQAILLTALAVRLASDDFAVAHASEADVASALEAEDLAEGMKITGDWPY